A window of Arcobacter acticola genomic DNA:
TTTTATTTTCTAAATACTTTTTTTCTTCATTTGTAAGAGATAGTTTTTTATATTTTCATTTATAATCTGAGAATTAAAAGGCACTTCTTGATTCTTCTTTGATTGAGTTTCAGTTAAAATATTTTGCGATGCATTTAATATAATTGTTGTAAAACATACTAATAAAATAATAAATATTTTTTTCAAGCTATAGGCACCTTTTAGTGTTAATACAATATTTTAACATAGTAATATTAATTGAAGTATTAATGCTTTTAATTAAATTGCACAAACTTTATTCTTTCCTGTGGTTTTAGCTTTATATAAAGCATCATCTGCTCTTTTAAATATAGACTTAGCATCATCATTTTGGTAAAATTGAGTTATTCCTAAACTAATAGTTTTTCTTCCAACTTTTTCAAAATTTGTTTCTTCAACTAATACTCTTAAATTTTCAGCTATAACTTTACAATCTCCTAAATCGGTATTACTACAAATAATAATAAATTCTTCTCCTCCCCATCTTGAAACAATATCTGATATTCGAACATTCTCTTTTAAAATATTAGATAGGGTTTGTAACACATAATCACCAACATCATGTCCATATGTATCGTTTACCATTTTAAAATCATCTATATCAATTAATATAATAGAAAAATCTGTTTTATATCGGCTAAACTCTTCAATTTTTATTAACATCAGTTCATCAAGTTTGAGTCTATTATAAAGACCTGTTAATTTATCAGTAACAGATAATTCTTCAATTCTTTTTTTATCTGTAATATCTTCAGAAATCGATCTATAACCTATTTTTATATCATCTTCAAATATTGGCTCAATATTAACGATAAAAATTATAGTAGTTTGATTTTTTGTCAGATTCTTAATCTCTCCTGACCATTTAGCATTGTTAGTAATTGTTTCCCATAACTCTTTAAAATAACTATCTTTCATATCAGGATGTCTCATAATACGGTGAGGTTCTCCAATCAATTCCTCTTTTGTGTAACCTATGGCTCTACAAAAAGCTCCATTAACATCTGTAATAATACCTTTTGTGTCAGTGCTAAGTATTAAAACAAAATCATCAACCATTTTTTGTTGATTCTCTACTATTTTATTTGCTTTTGTCAACTCTTGATTTACAAGAATAACCGCTCTATTTTTATATAAGACTGCTAATATAATAAATAAGAAAAAAGCTGAGATTTGCCATAAGGTTTTATAATCAAAATCTTGAGCTACTTTTATTTCTACCCATTTATTAATAATAGCTCTTTTTCTCTCTTCGCTAATTGCATCTAAGGCTTTTTGCATAATATCAGTTAAAAGAGCTTCATCATTTCTTGAAGCAATAGCAAGCTCAATATTAAACTCCAAGTTTCCTGCTATTTTTAAATCAAATAAAGAGTATTTTTGAATACCATAAGCAACTGTTGATAGGGTATCTACATATCCATATAATTCACCACTTCTAACTTTTTTCAATCCTTCTTCAATATTTTTTACTCCAACTACTTGGATTAAAGGATTTTTTTCATTTAAAATTTCAATAAGAGCATAATCCTCATTAACACCTATTTTTTTATTACTTAAATCAGAACTATCTTTGACATAAAACTCATCTAACTTAGTCACTACAACAAAAGGTTCTTTTACATAGGGCTCTGTAAAATTCAAATAATCTTTACGACTAGGTACATTTATAGCAACAGGTAGAATATCACATTTTCTATCTTTTATATTTTGTAAAGATTCAGACCATTTTTTTGTGGGAACTAATTCTATTGGCTTATCAATATACTTAGAAATTAATGCAATAAAATCAGCACCAATTCCCTTATACTCTGTATTAATGTCAATACTACTAAAAGGAGGACTATCAGGAAGCACACACATTTTTATACTTCTTTTAGTCTTTAAATAGGCTAACTCTTCAGCAGTAATTTCAGAATTAGTAAATTCAAGAGGTGTGATACTCATCCATTTTTGTCTTAATTTTGATTTTTCTCGATATGAAATTGAAGCATCTACCTTTTCTAATATTGATTTTAATATTAGATTGTCTTTTGATACAGCCATTGGGAAAATTGTTTTTAATGGTATTCCTAAATCATTTAATACTACTGTTTTAACATTACTTAGCCAATTTTTTTTGAATATAATAGTTAAGACTAGGTAAACTTCCAATAGCAACATCAGCATGTCCTAAAGATAAAGCCTCAATAGATTTTGCAGTTGATTGGGTTGAAAGTATTGTGTAATGAGGAAATTCTTTTTCGAAATATGCTTCTACAAAGGAATTATTTGTGACTGCAATTACTTTATCCTTTAAATCTTTTACTGATTTTAAACCACTATTCTTACTAATTGCAACTCCTGTAATATGTTCTATATGGTCAAAATCTGTAAAAGACATATACTCTTTTCTTTCTTCAGTAATAGCAGCATGGGGAATTAAATCAATTTCCCCTTTTTTTAGCATTATTAGATTTTCAGCCCAAGTTTTATTACTAACAAACTCTATTTTAGTGTCTAAATATTCCCCAACTATGTTCATATAATCAACACTATACCCTCTAGGTCGTCCTCTTTCATAAAAATTAAAAGGAGTGAATGTATCTAGATTTGATACTTTTAATAACTTTTTATTTTTTATATACTCTTTTTCTTCTTTTGTTAAAAATAAACTATTTTTATTTAATAAATGTGAAGAAGAGAACCATTTTTTATCTATTGCTATATTCTCTTCTATAGAAATTGCTTTTAAACCTTTATTTAAAATTGAAATAGCTTCAGGATAATCTTTTCTAAGTGAAAATACCAAATCAAGTTCACTATTTAATACTTTATATGCAATTTTTAAATATGGTAACTTTTTTTTCTCTGCTGTAAAAAAGATATCATGATTTCCTAAAACAAAATCAATCTTTCCATTAACTAAGTCTTTTAATTGTTCTTCAATTGAAGAATAAGGTACTAATATTGAGTTTTGATACTGAGTCAAAAGTTTTTTATCAAATAAGTTTGCCTCTTGATAAGCTATTTTTTTATCAGTAAGGTCATTCAAAGTATATATATCTTCTTGATTATTAGCTAAAGTAATTAAATATTTTTGTGTATTTGCATAAGTATCTGAAAAGTTAAAATAATTTTCTCTTTCTTTATGAACAACGCTTGTACTTAATCCATCTATTTCTTTATTCATAGCTTTTTCAACCATATCTTTCCAGTCTCCTAGTATCAACTGAAAATTTGCACCTGTTTTTTCATTTATCAAAGTTAAAATATCTTTGTCATAACCTGTTATAAAACCATTATTATCAATAATAAAAGGAGCCCAACTTGAATCTGAACCAAGTGTAATAATAGGATGTTGTACTAGCCAGTTTTTTTCTTCATTACTTAACTCAACAGAAGCTGCAGTTAAAATCAATGTATTAAAATATATCAATAAAATTATAAATATTGTTTTCAATTTTAATCACCTTTCAATATCTAAGATATAATAGTTATATCGTTCCATTACTCTTATTATACTATAGTTTATAATTTATTGAGAGTAAATTATTTTTTACCATATGTTAAGTTGAAATCAATTTTTAATTTGATAAGATTTGTGAATTTATATTAATAAGTATGATTTTAAGGCAATAAAGTGGCGAGAAGATGTAGGAATCGAACCTACCTCGGCGTATTACACATAAACCGACAATCAGGGTTGAAGCCTGTGGTGCCCACCAGGTACACATATCTCCCACTTTTAGAAATCTAATTCTACATAAAAAATTTTAAAACTATCTGAAAGGGTAAAAGTGATTTTACTAAAATCTATTCCAAAAATTGATAAGTTTATCAATAACAAGGCTTTTGATGGGTTTTCAAAAGAATTAATTACAAAAATTTCTAAAAAAATTATAGAAAATTTACGAAAAGATATATTAGAAAACAAGATAGATTCAATAAATGAAGATATTTTAGTATTTCAAGTTATAGAAGATTATAACAATCTAATCGAACCATCATTGCAAACTCTTATAAATGCAACAGGAATTATAGTTCATACAAATCTAGGAAGAAGTTTAATAAATAAAAAAAGCCTAGAAAAAGCCATCCAAATAGCAACTTCATACAATAATCTTGAATATGATTTAATAGAAGGTAAAAGAGGTGAAAGATACTCACATATAGTAAAAACTCTTCAAAATCTAACAGGATGCGAAGATGCTATTGTTGTAAATAACAACGCAAGTGCTGTATTTTTGATTTTAAATACCTTTACTAAAAACAAAGAAGTGCTTGTAAGTCGTGGTGAGTTAGTTGAAATTGGTGGAAGTTTTAGAGTACCTGAAGTAATGGCTCAAAGTGGAGCTATTTTAAAAGAGATAGGTACTACAAATAAAACACACTTAGCAGATTATGAAAATGCTATAAATGAAAACACATCTATGCTTATGAAAGTTCATAAATCAAACTACTCTATTGAAGGCTTTTCAAGTGATGTTGATTTTGAAGATATTGTAAAAACAGCTCAACAAAACAGTGTTATAGATTATTATGATATGGGTAGTGGTCATATGATTGATTTGCCTTTTAATCTATCTCAAAAAGAGCCTTCAATTTTAGAAATTATGAAATACAAACCTTCACTTCTTAGTTTTTCAGGGGATAAACTTTTAGGAAGTGTTCAAGCAGGAATCATAATAGG
This region includes:
- the selA gene encoding L-seryl-tRNA(Sec) selenium transferase, whose product is MILLKSIPKIDKFINNKAFDGFSKELITKISKKIIENLRKDILENKIDSINEDILVFQVIEDYNNLIEPSLQTLINATGIIVHTNLGRSLINKKSLEKAIQIATSYNNLEYDLIEGKRGERYSHIVKTLQNLTGCEDAIVVNNNASAVFLILNTFTKNKEVLVSRGELVEIGGSFRVPEVMAQSGAILKEIGTTNKTHLADYENAINENTSMLMKVHKSNYSIEGFSSDVDFEDIVKTAQQNSVIDYYDMGSGHMIDLPFNLSQKEPSILEIMKYKPSLLSFSGDKLLGSVQAGIIIGKKELISKIKKNQLLRMLRVDKITLSILEDNLNSYLKNDLDDIPTLKMLFTSLETLENRANSLKEKIDTICTAQVLETQTLIGGGTTPNRKIPSFGVTISYKDFKPNKIEKLFRQNNLICRIENEKVLLDFRTIQENEIEQIAKIITKVFN
- a CDS encoding transporter substrate-binding domain-containing protein, with translation MKTIFIILLIYFNTLILTAASVELSNEEKNWLVQHPIITLGSDSSWAPFIIDNNGFITGYDKDILTLINEKTGANFQLILGDWKDMVEKAMNKEIDGLSTSVVHKERENYFNFSDTYANTQKYLITLANNQEDIYTLNDLTDKKIAYQEANLFDKKLLTQYQNSILVPYSSIEEQLKDLVNGKIDFVLGNHDIFFTAEKKKLPYLKIAYKVLNSELDLVFSLRKDYPEAISILNKGLKAISIEENIAIDKKWFSSSHLLNKNSLFLTKEEKEYIKNKKLLKVSNLDTFTPFNFYERGRPRGYSVDYMNIVGEYLDTKIEFVSNKTWAENLIMLKKGEIDLIPHAAITEERKEYMSFTDFDHIEHITGVAISKNSGLKSVKDLKDKVIAVTNNSFVEAYFEKEFPHYTILSTQSTAKSIEALSLGHADVAIGSLPSLNYYIQKKLAK
- a CDS encoding diguanylate cyclase, coding for MLLLEVYLVLTIIFKKNWLSNVKTVVLNDLGIPLKTIFPMAVSKDNLILKSILEKVDASISYREKSKLRQKWMSITPLEFTNSEITAEELAYLKTKRSIKMCVLPDSPPFSSIDINTEYKGIGADFIALISKYIDKPIELVPTKKWSESLQNIKDRKCDILPVAINVPSRKDYLNFTEPYVKEPFVVVTKLDEFYVKDSSDLSNKKIGVNEDYALIEILNEKNPLIQVVGVKNIEEGLKKVRSGELYGYVDTLSTVAYGIQKYSLFDLKIAGNLEFNIELAIASRNDEALLTDIMQKALDAISEERKRAIINKWVEIKVAQDFDYKTLWQISAFFLFIILAVLYKNRAVILVNQELTKANKIVENQQKMVDDFVLILSTDTKGIITDVNGAFCRAIGYTKEELIGEPHRIMRHPDMKDSYFKELWETITNNAKWSGEIKNLTKNQTTIIFIVNIEPIFEDDIKIGYRSISEDITDKKRIEELSVTDKLTGLYNRLKLDELMLIKIEEFSRYKTDFSIILIDIDDFKMVNDTYGHDVGDYVLQTLSNILKENVRISDIVSRWGGEEFIIICSNTDLGDCKVIAENLRVLVEETNFEKVGRKTISLGITQFYQNDDAKSIFKRADDALYKAKTTGKNKVCAI